The DNA window GCAAGCTGTACTACCTCATCAAAAGCGAGATTAAGTTTTTTACTTAGTATGTTGGTTTCTTTTTCTTTTTGCATGATTTTTTTCCGTTCCTTACGAATTTTTATTGTGATAAATAAAAGAAGAACTATCACAATCAGAATCCCGGCACAGATGTAATACATCAAATATTGAATTTTAGATTTTGCTTTTTTTTCTTTGTGTTTAACTAATTCTTTTACTGTGGATTCAGTCGAATTTTCTCTAATCTTTCGTAAGTTATCACTTAGAAACTTACGTTTTTGAATATATTCCTCAGTCAGCTTTTTATCTCCTTTTTTTTCATACGCTTCAATTATTAGTTTGTATAGGTACTCTAAGGCAAAATTGTTTTGAATCTTTTTGGTAAGGGCAATTGCTGTTTCATAATTTTTAATTGCCAGATCATATTCTTTTTTGTTACAATGAATAAGGCCTCTTACCTGGTATAATTTAAAAATCTTTTTACCTACTAATTTTTCCGGTTGGTTTTCCAGAAGCTTAAGGTCTATTTCAGCAGAATCTATTTTTTTTTTCGTCAATCTTTAATTCTATTGATTCTAATAAAAACCATACTAAATTGTTTTTCAATTCTGAATTTAGTTTTTTTTGTGATTGCAAAATATGAATGGCTTTATCGGTGTATAATGCTGCAGAATCACATTTATTATTCCGTCTATATATCAGACCCATATTATAATATGCTTCTGATTTTGATTTTATTTTTGCCTTATCATCGGTCATCTGATCAGATAACGTAATTATTTCCTCAAATTCATTAATAGCTTCTTTGTATAACCCAATATTCATATAATTATAGCTGTGAAGGGTTAAAATAGTGATTTGATTAGAGATACTATTTTGAGTATATCTTTCTTT is part of the Chryseobacterium paludis genome and encodes:
- a CDS encoding helix-turn-helix transcriptional regulator — translated: MTKKKIDSAEIDLKLLENQPEKLVGKKIFKLYQVRGLIHCNKKEYDLAIKNYETAIALTKKIQNNFALEYLYKLIIEAYEKKGDKKLTEEYIQKRKFLSDNLRKIRENSTESTVKELVKHKEKKAKSKIQYLMYYICAGILIVIVLLLFITIKIRKERKKIMQKEKETNILSKKLNLAFDEVVQLAKNNDSEFLTRFVEVYPDFFPALQQIEPQMQNSELKFCALLFLNFSSKDIATYTFVQPQSIQTRKNRLRKKLNIPSNEDINIWMKNINKK